A segment of the Coffea arabica cultivar ET-39 chromosome 8c, Coffea Arabica ET-39 HiFi, whole genome shotgun sequence genome:
CTCCTAGAAGGCTAGAACCGAACtttccaagaaattcaagaaatccCTCTCtaaaccaaggaaaaaaaaaaaaggcaaacaaAGTCATCATCTTTGGCGATGCTTACGTGATGGTATATGGTACTACTGCCGCTAACCGCCCATCCACCAGGTTGTCTTTGTGTCCATACCTCAATTCCTTTTCTCTTCATACACGTTAATCTTTATCACAATGCTCAATTTCTCATAAAATTCAACTTTCTTCGAGCTTCCACATTTGACCACCTCATTTTCacagtttttctttttaaaaccTTTGTGTTAGTAGAAGTATTTATGCTGaattctccttcttttttttagtATATAATAACAAGTTTTCTCATCAGGGTTCtcctgttttctttgttttcttccttcctgTTGCTTCTCCTGCTGTTCAGTTCCATCCCCATCAGAGTTCGCTTGATTAtctctctcttactctaagCTCTGTCCACACCTAAAGCACACAAGTCACAAAACACATACTCATACGACCAAAatccaatcttttttttttttatcatattaTATTCTGCAGCCATCCGTTTATGTTTAGGAAGAATTCCCACCCGGGATTATACAAAATTGGGTAGTATTTGAGGATTTTCTCGTCCTTTTTCACATATGCAACGTATTTCTTACACTATTTGCTTGTTCATTTATTCCCCTTTAAGCTATCTCTCTTTCTTCAATATCCAACAAGTTCTGAACTTTCTTGAATGATCTCAACCTGGTGACCTTGTTCATATGTTTTGCGTATAAAAGGGGCGTTACCCTTTTGGTTTTAGTCCCCCATTGAAGATGCTTTGATGAGAATCAAGATCAGTTTAAGTCAAATTCGTGAAGAACTATCCAAAATGATGAAGTGTTTCTACATATTCAAAGATAAGTCATCAAGATCAGGTAGGGAAGGAAGATCAGCACCAGAATTAAGGAATACAAGTAAATCAAATAGTTCAGCATCAAGTCGTCCAACAAGGTCCACTGGCTCATCTTCAATGCCTAGGAGCATCCCAGAAATGTACAGAGAAAAAGAGCACAACTCGATAGTGTTTTCTCTATCAGAGCTCAGAGAAGCTACTAATAATTTCAATAAATTGTTGAGGCTTGGAGAAGGTGGTTTTGGGAGTGTTTATAAAGGGAAAATTAGGCCACCTGATGGCAAGGGTGATCCTATTGTCGTTGCTATAAAAAAGCTCAACACGTATGGCTTACAGGTACTAGTTTCTGCTTTATAATTTACTTCTTTGCAAAATTTAGAGTAAAATACTCATCTTATGCTGTGTGATCGGTGGATTATCAATTCTGTATTCTTCTGCATCTGtctggtagttaattggtttcaTTGGTGAAGAATTCTATTTACGAAACATGAGATACATGAATGCACTTTTAGATAAACAAAAGTTGAAACTTAATTTAAAAATGTGTTGCAATGTATTAGAAAACAAGATGCCAGAGAGCTGCTGGAAGGGGCAACTACTTTTATGTGATGTTTGGTAATGTTAGACTAATCCAAGTTAACTTGGGTCAAAGGATACACGGCTACTACGTCTATATATAATCAGCTGTCCGTTTTCTAGGCAACGGAAGTCTTGGTTGCACAATTTCGTAGactaaaattaaatgaaaacttTACAACATATGGACatgaattaaatattttaatgggTGTCTTGATTTGATAATTCTCCCTTGGAAGATGTTGTTTTCATGAAGTTGTATGACGGCTGTAAATACCACACCGGTGGCTGTAAATACCACACCGGTGatcacttttttctttctttttcttttttctctcccccccccccccccccccccctttttcgTACTCTTTCATGTACAAGAACAGGTTAAAAGTTTGGACTTTGATTAGTTTTCCACGTTTTGGGTTGGACCTGCCACAATATTTGGTAGAAGGAGCTGGTCATGGTCCTTGCTATTCTTTTAAAAGTGCCCCTTACTGGTAATGAAATTCATAGTACCTAGAAGTGGAAGTGGTTTCCTGTAAAGATTGCACTTACTGAGATGACCAGCATCTGtataaatttttcattcatttttggtAAAATATGAATCCGAACGTAATGGACAACTTTTGTTTCAACTTAAAGATCTTTAATGTGTATTAATTTTGTAATGGATGGGCCACGGTCTCCCATTTCTTCACCTTCTCCATTGTGGATTGGAGTAGGGGTTGCTGTACCAAGGAGTACCTTTTTCTCTTTACTAGTCTTATCTGATGTACAAAACAttcctcctccttttttttttccctgaaaGGGGACCTCTTATTTATCTTTAGCTTTTCCAGCATGACTCAGATCCACCTTGTGGAATGCTAACATCAGTATGATTCAGCATATGTCCAAAAAACATACATTCAGTCCATACACTAGATTTTCTAATATCAACCTATTGCCTTGAGTTTGTTATTTCAGACGACACTGTCATTTGCTCATTTGCTTGACATCCAAATGTTTCATAGACCTCTTTGACTGAGTTTGACATTCCTATACCACTATGGTGTCTCCGAACTTCAAGCATACAAGAATTAAAACAAGACACCAGATTATTGGGTCAAGGCTATACTGAGTGGAGATGATTAGTACCTGAATTACACTATCTGACTTCATCTATACCTTCAAAATGTACATCTTATGCCCTTATTGTTGAGTTATTTCATGATTACTTGTTTCAATGCTGCTATGAAGTTTCAACTTTAAGGCTTACATTACAGGAGAATGTTTCTCATTATTCATCTTTCATGCAGGGACATAAAGAGTGGGTAGCAGAGGTTCAATTTCTTGGAGTTTTGGAACACCCTAACCTTGTAAAGCTTTTGGGATACTGTGCTGTAGATGGAGAAAGAGGGATTCAGAGGTTATTGGTGTATGAGTACATGCCCAAGAAGAGCTTAGAGGATCATCTCTTCAACAGGACCGTGCCAGCCATTCCTTGGAGAACAAGGCTACATATTATTCTTGGGGCGGCTCAGGGGATGGCTTATTTACACGAGGGATTGGAAGTACAGGTGCTAATTTTTGGTTGTTAAATTGTAATCAAGTGATGTGATTGTTGACTTgcaggaaagaaagaaaaatcagcATGTCAGTTAGATTTTAATCTACccttttttacttttatcaTGTTAAAACAGATCAATGACAAAGAAGGATTTTATTTGAGTGctgatattttgattttctaagaTGTAATGGAAAACTTGGAAATTCTAAGTTATTTTCATTGCCAATTTCTGCAATGCTCAAACTTTCTGTCCTGTTTTAGCACTTTTTCTGGTCCATTAACATGTCTTTGGCACACTTCCACACTGATTGTTAAAGTACACAATCTGGTTTCCTTGTCTACTTCTTTATTATAGTTCTTTCAAAGTTGCATTGATTGCATCCAAATTTAGAAAAAGTTCTAAAACAAGATTAAAAATGTGAAAAGTTGTAGCAGAGTCAGAAAGTGTACATCCACTGATTAGCTAATGCATGTTAGCACAGGCAAATAGACTTCCTTATTGTGCTTTTTgccttatttatatatttacttttttcatttAAAGGTAAATACACGTCTTAATTGTTCGTGTATGAATTTGAAGGTGATTTATCGAGATTTTAAATCTTCAAATGTGCTTTTGGACAACAACTTCATTCCAAAGCTTTCAGACTTTGGGCTTGCAAGAGAAGGGCCAATAGGGGATAGAAGTCATGTATCTACAGCGGTATGTATGACAGAAGTTTGATTTTTACTGCAGTTTTACTCTAAATTGGTGTTTACCCTTCAGATTGGTTGGTATTTTTATGGTAGTTTTGCTATTAGTAGGCTGCTATCTGAAACCTATtcagtatctttttttttttaaatggctGAGAAAAAATACTGTACTTCAGTGTATTTTGGTTAAGTGCTCTTTGTGTATAAGATGAGGTAAAATGCTCGGTTCAGTTCTTTTTAGTTCAATAAATGTGGAGAGAATCTTGAAACTTTATGTTTCATATATAGCACTATTTTTCACTCCCTTCCTAGTGTACTTGGATTATGCATTCTTTTACAATCTCACATTGTATTTTATATACTTTTtcttcatcctttttttttttgtgttattcGTATGCCTATGATCTTGCTTTGGTGAAAGATTTCAAAAGTCTTTTGCACTTTTACTCATCTCTTTGGTTGCGTTTGGTTCACCTCCTCAAAAGCATTGCTACAACTGCAATCATGCGATGATACTTATTTATGTATGTAGTACAGAATCTCTTCTTCTTATTGTTGTTTTTGAACCTTTTTTGGTGATTAGCCTGTCGGGACTTATGGTTATGCTGCCCCAGAATATGTTACAGAAGGCCATCTGTCAACCAGGAGTGATATATATAGTTTTGGGGTCGTACTTTATGAGATCCTCACGGGCAGGCGAGCTCTGGAGAGAAATCGCCCGGCGGTGGAGCAGAAGCTGTTGGAGTGGGTGAAACAGTTCCCAGCAGACAGTAGGAAATTCAGCATGATAATCGATCCTCGTCTACAAAACCAATATTCTCTGAATGCTGCAAGGAGGATTGCAAAGCTAGCTGATAGCTGCCTGAACAAGAATGCAAGAGATAGACCAACAATCACTCAGGTAGTGGAGGTCTTGCAGCAAGCTATAAAAGACACAGAAGAGGAAAGTTCTTCAAATACAATAGGTCCCGAGCCTTCAAGCTCCAGAAGTAAACCGGTCGCAACAGATAAACAATTCAACAAATTGAGAGTGAATGCAGCTATGAGACAGATGAGCCATGCTGCTCAGGTAAAGTTCAACCTGGCTTTGTATAGAAACTTTATATGAGCTAAAGATAAAACTAATTGACTTGGTTTTATACCTTCTTTGGCTAACTATTCTTGTGTTGATATCTGCTACAGGCCTGAATCTTAATCGATCTCCTGCTCAACTTGAACATGGAGTTGTAATTCAAGCTGTTATGCGAATACGAGAACATTCCCACTGTTTATTCAATTTCTCACGTGGGTTTGGAAtctggcatttttgtagaagaTGGATCCATACAATTTTTGGAGTTGCTAAATACGGATTCGAATTTCTATTTTTCTGATGAGCACAAAAGTTTTAATGAGAAAGCAAGGTTCCAGACTTCGAGGAAGAATGGTGCCAGGATGGATACAAAACTCTGTCTGCAGGAAAAGTTTCAGGATCGGCCATTATGCATTATTTTTGGGATGTGGCATTCCATAATGCTGTTACTACTGTGCATGTAAAATTCTTTTAAATTGCTAGAGGCTAGAGTTTGTTGCTAAGCTGATTGTGGTTTTTGTTTCTCTTCTGCATTTTTTTCGGCCCCTGCAGAATTTAATAAGCGACTTGTCAGGTTTTTTTCTGCTGCATGAGTTTTACCTGTCCATTTTCGCAAACTATTCATGTACATCAGCCATTTTTATGTATGCGttcctttcttcttctgttCTCCCTTTCTGTCTTCTGTTTTACCCCATGCAACATGCAGAACTGGCTTGTAACCAATTGTCATTGGCTAAGTAATTCCTTGTCATAACTACGAAGAGTCATTTACCCTAAAAAAAATATAGGTTTCTTCAAGGATCGACaattatctttttgtttttttgtgggGAAGAAAATCAGTTGATAACAAATCTTCTAATAAGCATGGCAGAGATTGCTCTGTCACaaacaataatatttcaaatgaatatctaaattcttgcaaaagagaaGTTTTTAATTAGTGTTCGAATTTCAAAactcataaaattttttttctttgaaattacCAACAATATTTCAAATGAATAGGTTCCGTTTGAATtggtcattttttcaaaaataagttttttaaatacaatgttacagtaatacccaataactcaaaaaatatctcatttatacaatatatcaaatattttgaaaaatttttatagtaaaaatttttcaaaattttttatttacactgctatagtaaaattttttaaaaatattctcaaaaaatagctaatccaaacaaATAAATTCTTTCAAAAGAGAAGTTTTTAGTTAGTGATCATCTTACAAAACCCATAAAATcttttttcctccaaaattgCGTGTAATTGTAAGAGTTACTTTCAGCTTTACAAAATCTTTTTTCCGCCGTAACTCATTTCATATCATTTCATAAAATGTCTTTATTAAAAAAAGGTTATTATAAGAATTTTCCTGCAAATCCTATccaattaaaacaataaaatacaaaattaaatcaaatcaaaataattaattttaattttaaatataaataaGAGGTTTTGAGTTCGGCCCTTCAATAAAaatgtttttaaaaaacaaaatcaaTCCCATAAAAACTAAAGTCAATTAAACGATAaacgaggaaaaaaaaaaaaaaaaaagcagcccGCCGCGTCATAAACCCAGTGCTTCGTCATCGGCTCGCTCAGTTCTTTCTTTCCCTCCGCTTCCGGATTCTGCTTCCCACTGACCCAATGCAGAACAAGAAGAGCTTTACTCTGTTACAAACAGTTGCGACCGCCGCCGTTTTTTCTGCTGTTTCCGGCTGGTACCGCCCACCATCATTACCCCCTTTACTCTtatttgttacttttttttttcaataacaaagtttcaatttttttgtaatccATAACGAGTTCCTTCTGCTTCTTCTGCAGGTATGGATTTATGTTCGGAAGAGAGTCAGCTCGAAAGGAACTCAACGATTTGATTGAAGGCCTCCGACGCTCCAACTCCGAACATCCCTCTTCTCCTCCTCCGGCGGATTCCTAATATCCGGTAATTCATCACAAGCACAAAATTTTGCCTGCAATTTTTATTTTGTAGTTGTGTGCTGGAACAAAAATACGATTTTTTAGATATTGTCTGCATTGGGATTTTGTCAATATAATATAGGATTGGAGTAAattagatttctttttttttatgtatattggaaaaagtaataatttttttttatctatggGACTAAATCAAGGTTGTTCTTTACTTGGTCTAGTGTAGATTCTGAGTATAATAGTTTTTGTAGGTGTTAAAAGACGGTAGTCTTACTCGAACTTGCGAGAAAGTCATGGGTCGAAATGTCCTTCTTGGATTGGAGTAGAGTCCATGCTGAAGGTATTTGGACCTCAATCAAAAGCTCTCAATGTGTGCTTCCTGGGCTGGCTAGTTAGTTTTGGACGAGGAGCAAAATTTTGCTGCATATAATTGCTGTATGTTTGGCATATAGGTTGACATTTTGGTATGTTAAACTGATTGTGATGTACTTTTCTTTAATAACTTGTAAGCGTTTCGACAGGCTTGATTTTCCAGTATGGGATGATAATGTATTAATTTAGTTTTTTGGTAGTTTCTGATGAAATATAATGACACCAAAGTGCAAAAGGAAGAGACAGAAACTGGATAAATCTCACAAATTAAAAAGGTAAATAACTTGGATTGGAGATGTATAGTGCATTGTCGTAATATGAATCCATGGCTGATCTTCAAGTGATGTTGCTAAATTACACTGCAACAAGGACATGGTGGTCTAATACCCATTACTTAACAAGCTCTTTAGCTTCCCTCCACCATATGAAGTCTAGTTATGCATGATGGATTTTCAGAGCTCTAAATTTACATGGATTTAGTTTTCTTTTGTTGGTCTACCTTGTAGTATGATAAGTACAGAATGTATGATTTCTTCTcatctcctatattttctcttaTATCTTTATTGCTCTGGAATGTAAAAGTTCTATGTCCATGTCGCTTTATACCAGGGCAGCCTCATTAATTTTCTGCTCACTTTTTCCTTTGATAAATCCCACGTATAACTCTGTCCTGCTGGTATCACTCTCTGGAAGCCTTGTGTGTCTACCACCTTCAGACATGCTTTTGACAAACTCCACCAAATTTTGCCAGTTGTTTGGTTCGAATAAATGCTTATTCATTCTTAAGTATGTGAAGGCACTCAATCCATTTCCTGCATCTGATCTACTTGTTGCCAATACCTGGGCATAAGCTCCAGCATCATGTCTCTCAAGGGCATTTTCTCCTGCAAGTTCTATTCCAGCTGTTCTAGTTGCCATCTTTATTTGCCTGACTAAACCTTGTGGTGAGCAATTTGCATATTCAGGCTGTTGCTCATCTTTCATTTCCATACATGTAAAGTTGAAGACAACCCCATGCTTACCCATCATATTTGCTATTGGTAGGTAGCCATCTCGATGCCTGGTATTGTAGTATCCTGCTGTTAATTCTGCTGCATGTGATCTTGTTTTGTAGTGCCAATGTATTCCAGCTACTTTTCCAGACAGTTTAGCTCCAGTACCTTGGAATATACCTTCTGCTGCAGCCAGGATTCTGTCTCCATGCTCCAGAAGCTTTGTTGAATACCATTCTAAGAAAAAGTGTCCATATTCACTATTCCATGTTCCATCCCTTCTGAAAAACCCTGTGTCTTCGGGAAATTGGTTATAGTGGCCAGCATCATGAGGCCCTCCATTGCCCCAATCCTTCTTTCCAATTGCCTCTGCTGATGCTTCCAGTGAAGATTTCATGTACTGTTTTGGAAATAAATATGTTTTCGTGAAAAAATGAAACTAGAATCGGCTTTATATAGTATTCTGATAGAGGCTGAATTTTGATTATGTAAACACATAATGCTCGTAGAAAAAATTCTTGTTTATTTGGCAGATCGAACATTTCTAAAATTTCACTCGAGTAACTAATTTCCCCCGAGTTTTGTCATGATGACAGGCTACCATGAGATTTTTATATTATGTTTACCTCTCATCTCAAATTTTTGTGGTCTCAATAGCGTCATTGTTGAGACAACAGAGGGGAGAGGCTATTCTGAGTCAAGAATATAAGAGTTCTGATAGAATCACTACCATAGCTATGAAGAACACAAAGGTGATCTATATCAATATGATGGAAGTTAGGGCGGTCGGTTCAATTTCACTTCAGAAAATTAAGTTTGGGCGTACCTTGTCATAGCATTGAAATTCTCCAATTCCAGGAAATCTCCATGTTCCATTGGTTTCTGGATAGGATGGGTATCTTAGCTCTCCACAAGGCCCCATTCCCACCTGAATCTCCTGCaatgaagaaacaaaatttCATTTGTATAGATGACGGTAGGAGCTTCTTTATGTACGACTGTTAAAAGGTACGAATGTATGGTGGT
Coding sequences within it:
- the LOC113703530 gene encoding probable serine/threonine-protein kinase PBL19 isoform X2, which codes for MRIKISLSQIREELSKMMKCFYIFKDKSSRSGREGRSAPELRNTSKSNSSASSRPTRSTGSSSMPRSIPEMYREKEHNSIVFSLSELREATNNFNKLLRLGEGGFGSVYKGKIRPPDGKGDPIVVAIKKLNTYGLQGHKEWVAEVQFLGVLEHPNLVKLLGYCAVDGERGIQRLLVYEYMPKKSLEDHLFNRTVPAIPWRTRLHIILGAAQGMAYLHEGLEVQVIYRDFKSSNVLLDNNFIPKLSDFGLAREGPIGDRSHVSTAPVGTYGYAAPEYVTEGHLSTRSDIYSFGVVLYEILTGRRALERNRPAVEQKLLEWVKQFPADSRKFSMIIDPRLQNQYSLNAARRIAKLADSCLNKNARDRPTITQVVEVLQQAIKDTEEESSSNTIGPEPSSSRSKPVATDKQFNKLRVNAAMRQMSHAAQA
- the LOC113703530 gene encoding probable serine/threonine-protein kinase PBL19 isoform X1 — translated: MRIKISLSQIREELSKMMKCFYIFKDKSSRSGREGRSAPELRNTSKSNSSASSRPTRSTGSSSMPRSIPEMYREKEHNSIVFSLSELREATNNFNKLLRLGEGGFGSVYKGKIRPPDGKGDPIVVAIKKLNTYGLQGHKEWVAEVQFLGVLEHPNLVKLLGYCAVDGERGIQRLLVYEYMPKKSLEDHLFNRTVPAIPWRTRLHIILGAAQGMAYLHEGLEVQVNTRLNCSCMNLKVIYRDFKSSNVLLDNNFIPKLSDFGLAREGPIGDRSHVSTAPVGTYGYAAPEYVTEGHLSTRSDIYSFGVVLYEILTGRRALERNRPAVEQKLLEWVKQFPADSRKFSMIIDPRLQNQYSLNAARRIAKLADSCLNKNARDRPTITQVVEVLQQAIKDTEEESSSNTIGPEPSSSRSKPVATDKQFNKLRVNAAMRQMSHAAQA
- the LOC113703967 gene encoding uncharacterized protein, translating into MQNKKSFTLLQTVATAAVFSAVSGWYGFMFGRESARKELNDLIEGLRRSNSEHPSSPPPADS
- the LOC140013610 gene encoding beta-amylase 3, chloroplastic — its product is MALTLRSSTSFINFKDSSSLKTPDDYSGMVCFAQIRPTCRLRARNSMQEAPISRERPSQLEGRKNEQGEKLHGLPAPHSQNGSRVPVFVMLPLDTVSVGGNLNKPRAMNASLMALKSAGVEGVMVDAWWGLVEKDGPLKYNWEGYAELVNMVQNHGLKLQVVMSFHQCGGNVGDSCSIPLPPWVLEEISKNPDLVYTDRSGRRNPEYISLGCDSLPLLRGRTPIQVYSDYMMSFRDRFKDHLGEVIMEIQVGMGPCGELRYPSYPETNGTWRFPGIGEFQCYDKYMKSSLEASAEAIGKKDWGNGGPHDAGHYNQFPEDTGFFRRDGTWNSEYGHFFLEWYSTKLLEHGDRILAAAEGIFQGTGAKLSGKVAGIHWHYKTRSHAAELTAGYYNTRHRDGYLPIANMMGKHGVVFNFTCMEMKDEQQPEYANCSPQGLVRQIKMATRTAGIELAGENALERHDAGAYAQVLATSRSDAGNGLSAFTYLRMNKHLFEPNNWQNLVEFVKSMSEGGRHTRLPESDTSRTELYVGFIKGKSEQKINEAALV